The following coding sequences lie in one Bacteroides helcogenes P 36-108 genomic window:
- a CDS encoding tetratricopeptide repeat protein, with protein sequence MKDVIRISLFLLATTVFCACGHKPYPQSLIVADSLTNAHPDSAVSLLKSLESTIQAEPEATQMYYRLLCIKAGDKAYKLHTSDSLILPVLHYYIEKDDERHLAEAYYYAGRVYRDLGDAPQALDYFEKALEALPEDKGGKLKGRIYSQMGTLFSYQGLYAEALKMYKMNRHYDLIIQDSVGLIFTLRDIGNMYRELGKQDSTLVYLKKANLLSQQLPRTGLFNLIQSQLAALYTDLQEYDSARTVLQNALRDTEQSNKSSIYSIAARFYDTTGNTDSAVWYYNKLLDFGSVYAKRTAYRRLLELAIERNNTKQASDYLHGYLCNIDSIQKLTQTETIYRMHALYNYQLREKENMQLKAENRNKTFWTVVTSGGFIIIIVSFIAFRQYYKRRNLELKQQLEKLQNIEKENQEKIEFLEGYKSQKEELKKNLTNISIPEGNAREQKIELLNHILQQQVIEAEQEKRAQEHLLCSDLYKKLQERANSVRGEAYITSEEWNSVREFISPAYPTFLERLYSLHTPNENELHVCILLKLQFRPADIARLLQLKPESISSIRKRLYQKVTGSKGNPELWDKIIHSL encoded by the coding sequence ATGAAGGATGTTATACGGATTTCTTTATTTCTTCTTGCAACAACAGTCTTCTGCGCTTGCGGACACAAACCTTATCCACAATCACTGATTGTTGCGGACAGTTTGACAAATGCCCATCCGGACAGTGCCGTATCCTTGCTGAAAAGCTTAGAAAGTACAATACAAGCAGAACCTGAAGCTACACAAATGTACTACCGTTTACTGTGCATCAAAGCAGGTGACAAAGCTTACAAACTTCATACTTCAGACAGCCTGATACTTCCCGTGCTGCATTACTACATAGAGAAAGACGATGAAAGACATCTGGCGGAAGCCTACTATTATGCCGGACGGGTATATCGGGATTTGGGAGATGCACCACAGGCATTAGATTACTTTGAGAAAGCATTGGAGGCATTGCCCGAAGACAAAGGAGGTAAGCTGAAAGGGAGAATTTATAGCCAAATGGGGACACTGTTTTCCTATCAAGGCTTATATGCCGAAGCACTAAAGATGTATAAAATGAACCGACATTACGACCTTATCATACAAGACAGTGTTGGTCTGATCTTCACGTTAAGGGACATAGGCAATATGTATAGGGAGTTAGGCAAACAAGACAGCACATTGGTCTATCTCAAAAAGGCAAATCTGTTGAGCCAACAATTACCACGAACAGGCTTGTTCAATTTGATTCAAAGCCAACTTGCCGCACTTTACACAGATTTACAAGAGTACGATTCTGCGCGTACAGTATTGCAAAATGCTTTAAGAGATACCGAACAATCCAACAAAAGTAGTATTTACTCTATCGCCGCCCGTTTTTATGATACAACAGGCAATACAGATTCTGCTGTTTGGTATTATAATAAATTATTAGACTTTGGCTCTGTCTATGCCAAAAGAACAGCCTATCGTAGATTATTGGAACTTGCCATTGAACGAAACAACACTAAACAAGCATCCGATTATCTCCATGGGTATCTCTGCAATATTGACTCCATACAAAAATTAACACAGACAGAAACCATCTATCGGATGCACGCTCTTTACAACTACCAGCTACGAGAGAAAGAGAATATGCAATTAAAGGCCGAAAATCGGAATAAGACATTTTGGACAGTAGTGACTTCTGGAGGTTTCATCATTATTATAGTATCTTTTATTGCCTTCCGTCAATATTACAAACGAAGAAATTTGGAACTAAAGCAGCAACTGGAAAAGCTCCAAAATATAGAAAAAGAAAATCAAGAGAAGATTGAATTCCTTGAAGGATATAAATCTCAAAAAGAAGAATTAAAAAAGAATTTGACAAATATAAGTATTCCTGAAGGTAATGCGAGAGAACAAAAAATAGAATTACTCAATCACATCTTACAACAACAAGTGATAGAAGCAGAGCAGGAGAAAAGAGCCCAAGAACATCTACTCTGCTCCGATTTATACAAAAAACTTCAAGAACGGGCAAACTCCGTACGTGGTGAAGCTTACATCACCTCGGAGGAGTGGAATTCAGTAAGAGAGTTCATAAGCCCCGCCTATCCCACTTTCCTCGAAAGACTGTATTCATTGCACACTCCTAATGAAAACGAGTTGCACGTCTGCATACTTCTCAAACTCCAATTCCGCCCAGCAGACATCGCAAGACTACTTCAACTCAAACCGGAAAGCATTTCTTCCATCCGAAAACGTCTTTACCAAAAAGTGACAGGAAGCAAAGGAAATCCAGAACTATGGGATAAGATTATTCATTCATTATAA
- a CDS encoding biotin--[acetyl-CoA-carboxylase] ligase translates to MKPYPDTFPFPLVALDETDSTNQYLSRLCNNRQEAVAELTTVIAEFQTSGKGQRGNTWEAESGKNLLFSFVLYPAFLEAHCQFILSQIVSLAIKEELSRWSNEITIKWPNDIYWKDRKICGILIENDLSGHYISRSICGIGLNINQENFHSDAPNPVSLRQITGKEHNRHEILAHILKRIEIYYKGLRLEDFKAYSEEISTRYARSLFRRRGLHPYQDTNGRFLARLLRVEPDGRFVLEDENGKEREYLFKEVQYIL, encoded by the coding sequence ATGAAGCCTTACCCTGACACATTCCCTTTTCCTTTGGTTGCTTTGGATGAAACAGACTCCACCAACCAATACCTCAGCCGGCTTTGCAACAACCGGCAAGAAGCAGTTGCCGAACTGACTACCGTCATCGCCGAGTTCCAGACCTCCGGTAAAGGACAGCGCGGCAATACATGGGAAGCCGAAAGCGGGAAAAACCTGCTTTTCAGCTTCGTGCTCTACCCTGCTTTTCTGGAAGCCCACTGCCAGTTCATCCTTTCACAAATAGTCTCCCTTGCCATCAAGGAGGAGCTGAGCAGATGGTCCAACGAGATTACCATAAAATGGCCGAATGACATCTATTGGAAAGACAGGAAAATCTGTGGCATCCTGATAGAGAATGATCTTTCCGGACATTACATCAGCCGCAGCATCTGCGGAATAGGCTTGAACATCAATCAGGAAAATTTTCACAGCGACGCTCCCAATCCTGTTTCTTTAAGACAAATTACCGGAAAAGAACACAACCGCCACGAAATTCTGGCACACATACTGAAGCGAATAGAAATATACTATAAAGGTCTCAGGCTGGAAGATTTCAAGGCTTATTCCGAGGAAATCTCCACCCGCTATGCTCGTTCTCTTTTCCGCCGCCGGGGACTTCATCCCTATCAAGATACCAACGGAAGATTCCTGGCACGCCTGCTCCGCGTAGAGCCGGACGGCCGCTTTGTGCTTGAAGACGAAAACGGGAAAGAACGGGAATATCTGTTTAAGGAAGTACAGTACATCTTATAG
- a CDS encoding MmcQ/YjbR family DNA-binding protein, which translates to MDIEIAREYSLNKKAVTEDFPFGEDFLVIRVMGKMFLCINLNTPDRVTMKCDPEYAIELRERYSAIEGAWHFNKKYWNQVFLDRDADDKLVKHLIDHSYEEVLKKFTKKMRNEYEALP; encoded by the coding sequence ATGGATATAGAAATCGCACGTGAATACAGCCTCAACAAGAAAGCCGTTACAGAAGACTTTCCGTTTGGCGAAGACTTCCTTGTCATCCGCGTGATGGGCAAGATGTTCCTTTGCATCAACCTCAACACTCCCGACAGAGTCACCATGAAATGTGATCCCGAATACGCCATTGAGCTGAGAGAAAGATATTCAGCCATCGAGGGTGCGTGGCATTTCAACAAGAAATACTGGAACCAAGTGTTTCTGGACAGAGATGCCGACGACAAATTAGTAAAACATCTGATAGACCACTCTTATGAAGAAGTATTGAAGAAATTTACCAAAAAAATGCGTAATGAATATGAAGCCTTACCCTGA
- a CDS encoding YraN family protein: protein MAVHNALGKAGEDAAATYLEQNGYTIRDRNWRKNHLELDIVAVKDEVLIVAEVKTRSNTDYTEPQDAVNWQKIRRIVVAADAYIKHFCIDAPIRFDIITAVGQPGAFRIEHLQDAFYPPMF from the coding sequence ATGGCTGTACACAATGCATTGGGAAAAGCAGGAGAAGATGCCGCCGCCACATATCTGGAGCAGAACGGCTACACTATACGCGACCGCAATTGGCGAAAGAATCATTTGGAATTGGATATTGTGGCCGTCAAAGACGAAGTGCTGATTGTCGCAGAGGTGAAAACCCGCAGCAATACGGACTACACAGAACCTCAAGATGCCGTGAATTGGCAAAAAATACGCCGCATCGTCGTTGCCGCCGATGCCTATATCAAGCATTTCTGTATCGACGCTCCCATCCGCTTCGACATCATAACGGCCGTAGGACAACCGGGAGCTTTCAGAATAGAACACTTGCAGGATGCCTTTTATCCGCCGATGTTCTAA
- a CDS encoding S41 family peptidase — protein sequence MKQVHFLCFFLILSVTTSFTSCSKDNDETTATGISNQSWIEGTPVEITTGSVLSVSFKATADWQATAGSDWCEVLTPTGNKGASTLRLTVSTSTATDRTTTITIKSEGYASVNFIVKQAATQVVTVSENQQVNEQVDNYLKKNYLWNDEYKGLSLDYTKSYDSFFYDALGSMTTNTLDKRSYTGSDNQTHYSLFSYIEKKNTSSSTRSIPQVQKDQEYSFGITGAVAVKINSKNGYYAFCIQGVYPDSPASKAGIKRGSYISQINNSQITQSNYNTLFLNLLYPKSATSLSLTELFFNEDNSTATQEISITAQAMYKNPILYQDVITSNGHPIGYLVYSGFDAGFDDLLYEVFKNFKSKGIEDLVLDLRYNGGGHVISANLIASCIAGSYCKGKVFAKYRYNDERMKEFNGKKPEEQFKYDNYSNLGSSLSAGGLGLKHVYCLVGKPTASASELVINSLRGIDIETVLIGEKTTGKNVGMEPHNIIVGQNTYEVVPITFQSYNAKDYGNYESGFEPDIILDETDADNDNFFEGYIDYGNLAEPLLSRAIQEIIGLAPTQTRSLSQMTPKGKAVKTPVIFRPGRDGMIKEYE from the coding sequence ATGAAACAGGTACATTTTCTCTGCTTTTTTCTGATACTATCAGTAACGACAAGCTTCACCTCGTGCAGCAAAGACAACGATGAGACAACAGCAACCGGCATATCCAACCAAAGTTGGATTGAAGGGACTCCAGTAGAAATCACAACAGGCTCCGTTCTTTCGGTTTCTTTCAAAGCAACAGCCGATTGGCAAGCCACTGCCGGCTCTGACTGGTGCGAGGTTCTTACTCCGACGGGCAACAAAGGGGCAAGTACGCTACGCCTAACAGTTTCTACAAGCACTGCAACAGATCGAACCACCACTATCACCATTAAATCCGAAGGATATGCCTCTGTCAACTTCATTGTGAAACAAGCGGCAACCCAAGTTGTCACAGTGAGCGAAAACCAGCAAGTCAACGAGCAAGTAGATAACTATTTAAAAAAGAACTATCTATGGAATGACGAATATAAAGGACTAAGCCTTGACTACACAAAGAGCTATGACAGCTTCTTCTACGATGCGCTGGGCAGTATGACAACTAATACTTTGGATAAAAGAAGCTATACAGGCTCTGACAATCAAACGCATTACAGCCTTTTCTCCTATATTGAGAAAAAGAACACCAGCAGTTCCACCCGATCAATTCCACAAGTACAGAAAGATCAGGAATACAGTTTCGGCATCACAGGAGCAGTTGCTGTGAAAATAAACAGTAAAAACGGATATTATGCATTCTGCATACAAGGAGTATATCCTGATTCTCCGGCATCGAAAGCAGGCATCAAACGCGGAAGTTACATAAGCCAAATAAACAACAGCCAGATTACCCAGAGTAATTACAACACCTTATTTCTCAATCTGCTATATCCCAAATCTGCCACTTCCCTAAGCCTCACCGAACTTTTCTTTAACGAAGACAACAGCACTGCAACCCAAGAAATCTCCATTACCGCACAGGCAATGTATAAAAATCCCATCCTCTATCAAGACGTCATCACGAGCAACGGTCACCCAATAGGCTATCTGGTTTATTCGGGATTTGACGCAGGTTTCGATGATTTGTTGTATGAAGTCTTCAAAAACTTCAAAAGCAAAGGCATAGAAGACCTTGTATTGGATTTGCGCTACAATGGAGGAGGACATGTCATATCCGCCAACCTGATAGCTTCGTGCATTGCCGGAAGCTATTGCAAAGGCAAGGTCTTTGCCAAGTACAGATACAATGATGAAAGAATGAAAGAATTCAATGGCAAGAAGCCTGAAGAACAGTTCAAATATGACAATTATTCCAATTTAGGATCATCATTATCTGCCGGAGGACTGGGTCTGAAACACGTGTATTGCCTTGTGGGCAAACCGACGGCCTCGGCCAGCGAACTTGTCATCAATTCATTAAGAGGAATCGATATAGAAACTGTGCTTATCGGAGAAAAGACTACAGGCAAAAATGTAGGCATGGAACCTCATAACATAATAGTCGGACAAAACACCTATGAGGTAGTTCCCATCACATTCCAATCTTACAACGCCAAAGATTATGGAAACTATGAAAGCGGCTTTGAACCTGACATTATTTTGGATGAAACCGATGCAGACAATGATAATTTTTTTGAAGGTTATATAGATTATGGCAACCTGGCCGAACCTCTGTTAAGCAGAGCCATCCAAGAGATTATTGGATTGGCTCCCACTCAAACCCGCAGCCTGAGCCAAATGACTCCTAAAGGCAAAGCCGTGAAAACACCCGTCATCTTCCGTCCGGGACGCGACGGCATGATTAAAGAATACGAATAG
- a CDS encoding nucleoside deaminase, which produces MNQQLKRLSIKENTDLDDSYYMKQALLEARKAGERGEVPVGAVVVCKDRIIARAHNLTETLTDVTAHAEMQAITAAASTLGGKYLNECTLYVTVEPCVMCAGAIAWAQMGKLVFGAVDEKRGYQRYASQALHPKTIVVQGILADECAALMKEFFAGKRR; this is translated from the coding sequence ATGAATCAGCAATTAAAAAGATTAAGTATTAAAGAGAATACCGATTTGGACGATAGCTATTACATGAAGCAGGCGCTTCTTGAAGCGCGAAAGGCGGGAGAACGGGGAGAAGTGCCCGTCGGTGCGGTTGTGGTTTGTAAAGACCGTATTATTGCGCGTGCCCATAACCTGACTGAAACATTGACGGATGTTACTGCCCATGCCGAGATGCAGGCTATTACTGCGGCAGCATCGACTCTTGGCGGGAAATACCTGAATGAATGTACACTGTATGTTACTGTTGAGCCTTGTGTGATGTGTGCCGGCGCTATTGCATGGGCGCAAATGGGAAAGCTTGTCTTTGGTGCGGTAGATGAAAAACGGGGTTATCAACGTTATGCCTCACAGGCACTGCACCCCAAGACAATAGTGGTACAGGGAATACTTGCGGATGAATGTGCTGCATTGATGAAGGAATTCTTTGCGGGAAAGCGTCGTTAA
- a CDS encoding DUF4834 family protein, with protein MFHFLGFLFIIIIAILIIGLSVISAVIRSIFSLGGHRASSGSYQKSGGYSYNSHQQHPDSSSQQNEATEPEDSDIPLRHKKLFAKDEGEYVDFEEIKE; from the coding sequence ATGTTTCATTTTTTAGGATTCTTATTTATAATAATTATTGCCATTCTGATTATTGGCCTTAGTGTTATCTCCGCTGTTATCCGAAGTATTTTCAGTTTAGGTGGACATCGCGCATCTTCCGGTTCCTATCAAAAATCAGGAGGATATTCTTATAATAGCCATCAACAGCACCCAGATTCTTCCTCACAACAAAATGAGGCAACAGAACCTGAAGACAGTGACATCCCCTTAAGACATAAAAAGCTATTCGCCAAAGACGAAGGAGAATATGTGGACTTTGAAGAAATCAAAGAGTAA
- the pssA gene encoding CDP-diacylglycerol--serine O-phosphatidyltransferase encodes MANCITRHIPNTLTCLNLFSGGIACVMAFEAKYDWALAFIILSSVFDFFDGMMARLLDAHSVIGKDLDSLADDVSFGVAPSLIVFSLFKEMQYPGVMASMAPFFPYLAFLTSVFSALRLAKFNNDIRQTSSFIGLPVPANALFWASLATGAHDYLVSDNFHPLYMLLLVCLFSWLLVSEIPMFSLKFKNLSWKENKISFIFLIICIPLLVFLRISSFAAIIVCYILLSLITRKSK; translated from the coding sequence ATGGCAAATTGCATTACCCGCCATATTCCCAATACTTTGACCTGCCTGAATTTATTCTCCGGGGGTATTGCTTGTGTCATGGCATTCGAAGCTAAATATGACTGGGCATTAGCTTTCATTATCCTCAGTTCCGTATTTGATTTCTTTGATGGTATGATGGCACGCTTGCTGGATGCACATTCCGTTATAGGCAAGGACTTGGACTCATTGGCAGATGATGTAAGTTTCGGGGTAGCCCCATCTTTAATAGTATTCTCCTTATTCAAAGAAATGCAATATCCGGGCGTGATGGCAAGCATGGCTCCATTCTTCCCCTATCTTGCTTTTCTAACATCCGTATTTTCCGCATTACGACTGGCAAAATTCAACAACGATATCCGTCAGACAAGTTCTTTCATAGGGCTTCCTGTCCCGGCAAATGCCTTATTTTGGGCCTCTCTGGCAACGGGAGCCCATGACTACCTTGTATCAGACAATTTTCATCCGCTTTACATGTTATTGTTGGTTTGTCTTTTCTCTTGGCTATTGGTTTCCGAGATTCCAATGTTCTCGCTGAAGTTTAAAAACCTGTCATGGAAGGAGAATAAGATCAGTTTCATTTTTCTGATTATATGCATTCCATTGCTTGTCTTTCTAAGAATAAGCAGTTTCGCCGCAATCATTGTTTGTTATATCTTACTTTCACTGATTACAAGAAAAAGTAAATAA
- a CDS encoding phosphatidylserine decarboxylase family protein, translating to MGQLKRLKKIRIHREGTHTLAGGLILLLIVNTALYFGLECKIPFYTVAVISLAIYGILVNFFRCPIRLFGQEDTEKIVVAPADGKIVVIEEVEENEYFHDRRIMISIFMSLVNVHANWYPVDGTVKKVWHQNGKFMKAWLPKASTDNERASVVIETPEGVEIMARQIAGAMARRIVTYAEAGEDCYIDEHLGFIKFGSRVDVFLPLGTEVFVKLGQLTVGNQTVIAKLK from the coding sequence ATGGGTCAACTTAAAAGATTAAAAAAGATACGCATACACCGTGAAGGAACACATACATTGGCAGGTGGCCTGATACTGTTGTTAATTGTCAACACTGCCCTTTACTTCGGGCTGGAATGCAAAATTCCCTTTTACACGGTGGCGGTCATCAGTCTTGCCATATATGGAATATTGGTAAACTTTTTCCGCTGTCCTATCCGCTTGTTCGGACAGGAAGATACCGAAAAGATAGTAGTCGCCCCTGCCGACGGTAAGATTGTCGTGATAGAAGAAGTAGAAGAAAATGAGTATTTTCACGACCGCCGCATCATGATATCCATCTTTATGAGCTTAGTCAACGTACATGCCAACTGGTATCCGGTGGACGGCACTGTAAAAAAGGTATGGCATCAGAACGGCAAATTCATGAAAGCATGGCTACCCAAGGCAAGTACCGATAATGAACGTGCTTCTGTGGTTATAGAAACTCCTGAGGGAGTAGAAATCATGGCACGTCAAATAGCCGGAGCCATGGCACGCCGCATCGTAACCTATGCCGAAGCAGGAGAAGACTGCTATATTGACGAGCATCTGGGCTTTATCAAATTCGGTTCCCGAGTAGATGTTTTTTTGCCTTTGGGCACAGAAGTATTCGTAAAACTTGGGCAATTGACTGTCGGTAACCAAACTGTGATTGCTAAACTTAAATAA